GATGCAGCGAGGTAGCACGGTCATGAGGGTTCCCACGGGGCGAACAGCGGTGCGTTCACGTAGTGTCTCCAAAGGAGAATCCCGGTGTTCCGCACACAGACCACAACCATGAGTGACTACCGGTGCGGTCTTGGGGGGAACCCCCATGAACGACTGCATCAAGAGTAATTAGCACTTACTCTATAGCTAAAAGCTAGTAGCTGCAAAACAACTGACACAAATTAACTAGCATTGACAACTGACCTCAAATTCCCCGAATTGATTGGTGGGGATGGGCTGAAAATTATGGTACAGCGTGGAGTTGATGGCGGTTGAATCTATGTCCAGTCTAGGCTAGACAGTTCCGCTTTTAGCTAATTTTATTGGTTATGTTACCTGAGCATACACCCATGGAATCGAGCACTGGACATCAAAGAGTGGACTATCACCTCTTGAAAGTCCAAGCGGAAATGATTAACCAGATTGCCCAGGTTACACGGGGGACGTTAGTCCTCAATGAATTGCTACCCACCATAGCTAATCAATTACATCAAATCTTGCAAGTGAGTGGCTGTTTAATGTTTCCCACTCACGACGACCCTCCACCTATGGCAACTCATCAAGTTAGCTTTCCCATTACCCAATCAGTGGAGAGTACAGCCGAGCCATGTCTGATCGAGGTATTTCGCAACCTATTTCAGAGTTATCATTCCTGGCTAGCTCAGGGCAAACCGTTGATTATTCCTGAATCAGAGGGAAAACTCCCACCAGAACTGAGGGAATTAACCTATCCATGTGACCTGCGTGCCATCATGATGGTGCCACTGCTGCATGGGCAGTCTTGTCTGGGTAGTATCACCTTGTATCAGTGCGATCACGAACGAGAATGGAGAGTCCAAGAAATTGCCTTTATCCGAGAGATCGCCGATCATTTTGCCATTGCCCTAACCCACCAAAAACTCCAGCAACTCTATCAAAAACAAAGCCAAGAACTTAAACAAAAAGAGTCTGCACTAAAAGTAAGCGAGGCTAGAAACCGAGCCCTCTTAGAAGCCATACCAGATGTAATCTTTCGTGTCAATCGGGATGGCTTTTATTTGGATTGGAAAGCGGCCAAAGAAAACCCTGTGCTGTTTCTCACCGATAACTGTATTGGGAAACATTTACATAACTGTTTACCCACTGAGGTAGCAGGATTAATTTGGGAGCATGTGGAAATAGCCTTAGAAAGTGATGAGATGCAAGTTATTGAGTCCCCAATCAGAGAAGATGGTAAACTCCGCTACTTTGAGGCTCGTATTGTTAAAAGTGGGTTAGATGAAGTTGCTGTTATTGTCCAGGATATCACTGAGCGTATTGAAGCACGACTCACCCTAGCACAAGTCAATGATGCTTTGGAAGTCAGAGTTCAACAACGTACCGCTGCTCTGAGGAAAGCGAACCAAGCACTCAAGGGGGAGATTATTGAGCGCCAGAAGGCAGAAGAGCAGTTGCGGCAGAGTGAAGAGCGGTTTCGTAATGTCGTAGAAATTAGTAGCAATTGGATGTGGGAGATGGATGAAAATGCTGTCTATACCTACGCTAGTCCCAAAGTCTGGGATTTACTCGGTTATGAACCATCAGAAGTAGTGGGCAAAACTCCGTTTGACTTAATGTCACAGGAAGAGGCAAAACGTGTGATGGAAATTTTGGCTTCCTTTACCGTTTTAAAACACCCCTTTAGCAACTTGGAAAATACCAGAATTCACAAAAATCGTCAGTTAGTGGTTCTGGAAACCAGTGGTGTACCAATTTTTGATCGTCTTGGCAAGTTTTGTGGTTATCGAGGGGTTGATAGAGATATCACTAAACGGAAAGAAACGGAAGTAGAAATTATAAATGCACTGGCTAAAGAGAAACAACTTGGGGAGCTAAAATCCCGGTTTATTACCATGACATCTCACGAATTTCGTACCCCTCTAACAACGATTTATTCATCAGCGGAGTTACTGGAACATTACGGAATAAAATGGTCAGAATCTAAAAAAAACCATCACCTACATCGCATTCAAAACATGGTTCAACATATGACCAGACTTTTGAATGATATCTTGCTGATTGGCAAGGTAGAAGCCGGTAAAATAGAGTTACAGCTAAAGCCAATAGACTTGGAAAGTTTTTGCACCGATTTAATGGCTCAAATCCAGCTTAATGACCGAAATGAGCACACAATAAAATTTACTTATAGCTTAGAAAAGTGTGAAAAAAAATTAGGTAATAATCATGGAAAAAATAATACGGCTAGTTCGTTCTCATCCGCCCGACCGTATATGGATGAAAAATTGCTTAGGCAAATTTTGGAGAATTTGCTGAGTAATGCACTGAAGTATTCTCCCAAAGGTAGCACGGTTGAGATTAAACTCACTTGCTCTGCCAATCAGGCTATCTTTAAAATCAGCGATCAAGGTATTGGTATTCCTGAAGAAGACCAAGGACTACTCTTTGAGACCTTCCATCGAGGTACGAATGTCGGGACAATTACCGGCACTGGCTTAGGACTGGCGATTGTCAAAAAGTGTCTCGATATCTACCAAGGTCAAATTGATCTAGAAAGTGAAGTAACTGTCGGTACAACGTTTACTGTAACCCTGCCAATATATTACTTGCTATCAAATTAATCATGAGAAAAATATTAGTGATTGAAGATGAAGAGTTTGTCCGGGAAAACATTATAGAACTCCTGGACGCTGAAGGGTTTGATGTCATTGGAGCAGAAAATGGTCGTGTTGGTGTTAATTTAGCTAAAGGAACTATCCCAGATTTAATTATCTGTGATGTCATGATGCCGGAAATGGACGGTTACAGTGTATTAACATCCCTTCGTCAAGACTCAATGATGGCAACAGTTCCCTTTATTTTTTTAACGGCAAAGGCGGCTAAAAATGATTTTCGTCAGGGTATGGAACTAGGAGCAGACGACTATATTACCAAACCCTTTACCAGAGCAGAGCTCCTAGGGTCAATTGCCAGTAGACTCAAAAAAAAAGCTGCTGTTCATAAGCATTACAATACTGAACTTCAGGAAGCTAAAAATAAACTCAATTACTTGATCCACCATGACAGTTTGACCAACCTACCTAATCGGCTGTCGTTGCGAGAACGATTTAAGCAAGTAAAACAACACATCGACGGTAATGAACAACTGGTTACCTTTCTGTGTTTGGGTTTAGATCGGTTTAATCAAGTTAACAATAATCTCGGTCATTTGTGGGGTGATTACTTACTAAAATTTGTTGCTAAAAGCCTCACTAATTGTGTAGATAATAATGGTACAGTTGCTCGTTTAAATGGCGATCAATTTGCCGTTATTATAGCCACAGATCAACATAAACAAGATGTCATCAATCTTGTCCAAACCATTCTTGAGAGCCTCTCTCAAACCATCGTGCTGGATGATCAAGAAGTTTTTATCACCGCCAGTATTGGTATTGCCATTTATCCCCGTGATGGTGAAGACGTTGAACAATTACTCAATCATGCCAACCAGGCGATGCTTGAGGCAAAGCGCCACGGTGGTGATCAATATCAGTTTTACACCAGTGCCTTGAATGTCAATTCTTCAAATCATCTTACCTTGCAGAGTAGCTTACGCTATGCTTTGGAACGGGAAGAATTTCAGGTTTACTATCAACCCCAAATCAGTCTTGAGACAGGAAAAATTGTTGGTG
The Moorena sp. SIOASIH genome window above contains:
- a CDS encoding GGDEF domain-containing response regulator, which codes for MRKILVIEDEEFVRENIIELLDAEGFDVIGAENGRVGVNLAKGTIPDLIICDVMMPEMDGYSVLTSLRQDSMMATVPFIFLTAKAAKNDFRQGMELGADDYITKPFTRAELLGSIASRLKKKAAVHKHYNTELQEAKNKLNYLIHHDSLTNLPNRLSLRERFKQVKQHIDGNEQLVTFLCLGLDRFNQVNNNLGHLWGDYLLKFVAKSLTNCVDNNGTVARLNGDQFAVIIATDQHKQDVINLVQTILESLSQTIVLDDQEVFITASIGIAIYPRDGEDVEQLLNHANQAMLEAKRHGGDQYQFYTSALNVNSSNHLTLQSSLRYALEREEFQVYYQPQISLETGKIVGAEALLRWHHPEIGLVPPAKFIPIAEETGLIISIGEWVLQQACQQAKVWQNDGFTSFRIAVNLSGRQFNKPEFYQNLVKILQSTELTYRTLELELTESILVKNTETAIRQLNELKNLGLEIAIDDFGTGYSSLSYLQQFPFDVLKIDQCFVRNIVQKPNQAAITKAIIQMAKSLNLQLIAEGVETQEELAFIYSHKCDRVQGHLISRALPAPEFKRLLNNGIGFPLPQVN
- a CDS encoding ATP-binding protein: MESSTGHQRVDYHLLKVQAEMINQIAQVTRGTLVLNELLPTIANQLHQILQVSGCLMFPTHDDPPPMATHQVSFPITQSVESTAEPCLIEVFRNLFQSYHSWLAQGKPLIIPESEGKLPPELRELTYPCDLRAIMMVPLLHGQSCLGSITLYQCDHEREWRVQEIAFIREIADHFAIALTHQKLQQLYQKQSQELKQKESALKVSEARNRALLEAIPDVIFRVNRDGFYLDWKAAKENPVLFLTDNCIGKHLHNCLPTEVAGLIWEHVEIALESDEMQVIESPIREDGKLRYFEARIVKSGLDEVAVIVQDITERIEARLTLAQVNDALEVRVQQRTAALRKANQALKGEIIERQKAEEQLRQSEERFRNVVEISSNWMWEMDENAVYTYASPKVWDLLGYEPSEVVGKTPFDLMSQEEAKRVMEILASFTVLKHPFSNLENTRIHKNRQLVVLETSGVPIFDRLGKFCGYRGVDRDITKRKETEVEIINALAKEKQLGELKSRFITMTSHEFRTPLTTIYSSAELLEHYGIKWSESKKNHHLHRIQNMVQHMTRLLNDILLIGKVEAGKIELQLKPIDLESFCTDLMAQIQLNDRNEHTIKFTYSLEKCEKKLGNNHGKNNTASSFSSARPYMDEKLLRQILENLLSNALKYSPKGSTVEIKLTCSANQAIFKISDQGIGIPEEDQGLLFETFHRGTNVGTITGTGLGLAIVKKCLDIYQGQIDLESEVTVGTTFTVTLPIYYLLSN